The proteins below are encoded in one region of Paraburkholderia aromaticivorans:
- a CDS encoding J domain-containing protein, producing MNTISNNQWPWDVLGIESSADERAVRRAYARLLKQQRPDEDAEAFQRLRYAYESALQMASGAVSKGAVAEPTANASGAEPAILIGITREPAIVPATSRVRVNSSDVEATVREPDAFETAVQLWQNFIAQTDDLASRRSLQDLFAAVVNIPTRDELEWQALCHCLNEDTPATLRMNLSAVLGWRDNSTHLRRRNAAIATLALNRVFADEDYNALRLRFTNAMALLEGPLPQMATGARALLRAGLRAEMEQLLTALGRYHPNVVRLRLDAEKVDFWGRCLKFRVGAGRLFGPALALNAWCGLLFANASLNPNSNRWFDQWSPAQLGIFLSTLMLALMTVAATTVLLSEPQQHRLRALRSIGWLRYGWIPVWLGATTVALCEDGSGHSTSIAMATLGVCTIWAALIHGWPPIKGLAILAAFSATALGFAGHWIATDSHAWLMPYAHGVLFAFFFSFSQAEWRGWIARRPRLFWACVPLWFAGFVALIVLLLQREARATQFAWALFAVMSAAGGVLATTRWNDLRNAIPVFFRGYANLVWMALAIYKPDIIACVSAGLMSIWVIDGIKQRREARQAMR from the coding sequence ATGAATACGATCTCGAACAATCAATGGCCTTGGGACGTGCTCGGCATCGAGTCGAGTGCCGACGAGCGCGCGGTGCGTCGCGCTTATGCACGGCTGTTGAAACAACAACGTCCGGATGAAGATGCTGAGGCATTTCAGCGTCTGCGGTACGCGTATGAATCCGCGTTGCAGATGGCGAGCGGCGCGGTCTCGAAGGGAGCAGTTGCGGAGCCGACCGCGAACGCCTCTGGCGCTGAACCCGCGATTTTGATCGGAATCACGCGGGAGCCGGCAATCGTGCCGGCGACGTCCCGCGTTAGGGTCAACAGTTCGGACGTCGAGGCCACCGTCCGCGAACCCGACGCCTTTGAAACCGCCGTCCAACTCTGGCAGAACTTCATCGCGCAAACGGACGACCTCGCATCGCGCCGTTCGCTGCAGGATCTGTTCGCCGCCGTCGTCAACATTCCGACACGCGACGAACTCGAATGGCAGGCGCTGTGTCATTGTCTGAACGAGGACACGCCTGCCACGCTGCGGATGAACCTGAGCGCGGTCCTCGGCTGGCGGGACAACTCGACGCATCTGCGGCGACGCAACGCGGCCATCGCCACGCTCGCCTTGAACCGCGTGTTCGCCGACGAAGACTACAACGCGCTGCGTCTGCGCTTCACGAACGCGATGGCATTGCTCGAAGGTCCGTTGCCGCAAATGGCGACCGGCGCGCGAGCACTGCTTCGTGCCGGTTTGCGCGCCGAGATGGAGCAACTGTTGACCGCCCTTGGCCGCTACCATCCGAATGTCGTACGGCTGCGGCTCGATGCCGAGAAAGTCGATTTCTGGGGACGTTGCCTCAAATTCCGCGTCGGCGCGGGCCGCCTGTTTGGTCCGGCACTCGCGTTGAACGCGTGGTGCGGTTTGCTGTTCGCCAACGCGTCGCTGAACCCCAATAGCAACAGGTGGTTCGATCAGTGGTCGCCCGCTCAGTTGGGCATTTTTCTGTCGACGTTGATGCTCGCGCTGATGACGGTCGCCGCCACGACCGTGCTGCTGTCCGAGCCGCAGCAACATCGACTGCGAGCGTTGCGCTCGATCGGCTGGCTGCGTTATGGCTGGATTCCCGTTTGGCTTGGCGCGACCACCGTTGCACTGTGTGAGGACGGCAGCGGTCATTCGACATCGATCGCGATGGCCACACTAGGCGTCTGTACGATCTGGGCCGCGTTGATTCACGGCTGGCCGCCCATTAAGGGGCTCGCGATACTGGCTGCGTTCAGCGCGACGGCGTTGGGTTTTGCGGGCCACTGGATCGCCACGGATTCGCATGCGTGGCTGATGCCTTACGCGCACGGTGTGCTGTTTGCGTTCTTCTTCTCGTTTTCGCAGGCGGAATGGCGCGGATGGATCGCGCGTCGGCCGCGGTTGTTTTGGGCTTGCGTGCCTTTGTGGTTCGCTGGATTCGTAGCGTTGATCGTGTTGCTGTTGCAGCGCGAAGCGCGTGCGACGCAGTTCGCGTGGGCGTTGTTTGCGGTGATGTCGGCGGCGGGCGGCGTGCTGGCGACGACGCGTTGGAACGATTTGCGCAATGCGATACCGGTGTTTTTCCGCGGGTATGCGAACCTCGTGTGGATGGCGCTGGCGATTTACAAGCCGGACATCATCGCCTGTGTGAGTGCGGGGCTGATGAGTATCTGGGTTATTGATGGGATCAAGCAACGGCGCGAAGCGCGACAAGCCATGCGGTAA
- a CDS encoding DMT family transporter, with protein MSIRFNAPFTALLAAALFGATTPLAKALLGSLSPFLLAGLFYLGSGCGLAAVMLARRLKGSGAGQPAGHSHFPLREIPWLAGAIAAGGVAGPALLMLGLQTTPAATGSLLLNLEGVFTALIAWIVFRENVDVQVFLGMTAIVAGGVALSWQPGAAGLPPGTLLLAGACACWAVDNNLTRKVSTHDAMFIACVKGLVAGSVNVALALTLGAAWPKLSTVALAMLTGFAGYGVSLVLFVVALRNLGTARTGAYFSVAPLFGVTLSWLLWPELPPPLFWVAAALMTLGVWLHIRERHEHPHTHDPLEHSHRHRHDAHHQHEHDFAWNGDEPHTHPHRHAPMTHAHAHFPDIHHRHTH; from the coding sequence ATGTCGATCCGCTTCAACGCCCCATTCACCGCTTTGCTCGCCGCCGCCCTGTTCGGCGCGACGACACCGCTCGCCAAAGCGCTGCTCGGCTCGCTCTCGCCGTTCCTGCTTGCCGGGCTGTTCTACCTCGGCAGCGGCTGCGGCCTTGCCGCGGTAATGCTGGCGCGCCGGCTAAAAGGCAGCGGCGCCGGGCAGCCGGCCGGCCACAGCCATTTCCCATTACGCGAAATCCCTTGGCTGGCCGGCGCGATCGCAGCCGGCGGCGTCGCGGGGCCCGCTTTATTGATGCTGGGTTTGCAAACGACGCCCGCCGCCACCGGTTCGCTGCTGCTGAATCTGGAAGGCGTATTCACCGCGCTGATCGCGTGGATCGTGTTTCGCGAGAACGTCGACGTGCAGGTGTTCCTCGGCATGACCGCGATCGTCGCGGGCGGCGTGGCGTTGTCCTGGCAACCGGGCGCGGCGGGACTGCCGCCGGGCACGCTGCTGCTGGCCGGCGCCTGCGCGTGCTGGGCCGTGGACAACAACCTCACGCGCAAAGTGTCGACGCACGACGCGATGTTCATCGCCTGCGTAAAAGGACTCGTGGCCGGTTCGGTCAACGTGGCGCTCGCGCTCACCCTCGGCGCCGCATGGCCGAAGCTCTCGACTGTCGCGCTCGCCATGCTCACCGGCTTTGCGGGCTACGGCGTGAGTCTCGTTCTGTTCGTCGTCGCGCTGCGCAATCTCGGCACCGCGCGAACCGGCGCTTATTTCTCGGTCGCGCCGCTATTCGGCGTGACCTTGTCATGGCTGCTATGGCCGGAGCTGCCTCCGCCGCTATTCTGGGTCGCCGCCGCGCTGATGACGCTGGGCGTGTGGCTGCACATTCGCGAACGTCATGAGCATCCGCACACGCACGATCCGCTCGAGCACTCGCATCGTCACCGGCACGACGCGCATCACCAGCACGAGCATGATTTCGCGTGGAACGGCGACGAGCCGCATACCCATCCGCACCGCCATGCACCCATGACGCACGCGCATGCGCATTTCCCGGACATCCACCACCGGCATACGCATTGA
- a CDS encoding MFS transporter, giving the protein MRTIDNTMGDRSSAGVSGPVTRGSIIARLERLPKNAMQVRARILIGLATFFDGFDVIAIAATLPILIAKWHLTPWEIGFLIGSGSVGQLIGAFVFPWYAERKGRVKAIALSSGIIGITSIACGFAPTFAAFVVLRVIQGLGLGGELPVAATYINEISRAHGRGRFVLLYEIVFPVGLLASNALGAWIVPRFGWQVMYFIGGMPLILFFVLRKLVPESPRWLAERERMADADVAVHVFERAVKGPLPPVTQSAEFEAMANRHPKRRMADLFGPAYLKRTLAVAMLWITCGFIQYGLSTWLPTIYRTIYHAPLQLALNLAVAASVLGVVGSLTCALLVDKVGRKPIINFSFVACAISLLLAGVFHDSSVYVVATCCAFSLGFLACGFITAYVYTPELYPTSIRAMGCGVGGAWLKVAAIFAPAIVSKTMIGGNLQVAFYILAVVPFLAAVAVHFLGIETKGKVLEQLEA; this is encoded by the coding sequence ATGAGAACCATCGACAACACCATGGGGGACCGCAGCAGCGCCGGTGTCTCAGGCCCTGTGACCCGGGGCTCGATCATCGCGCGTCTGGAGCGTTTGCCCAAGAATGCGATGCAGGTGCGCGCGCGTATTCTGATCGGTCTCGCGACGTTCTTCGACGGCTTCGACGTGATCGCGATCGCGGCCACGTTGCCGATCCTGATCGCAAAGTGGCATCTGACGCCGTGGGAAATCGGCTTTCTGATCGGTTCCGGTTCGGTCGGTCAACTGATCGGCGCGTTCGTTTTTCCGTGGTATGCGGAGCGCAAGGGGCGTGTGAAAGCGATCGCGCTGAGCTCGGGGATCATCGGCATCACCAGCATTGCGTGCGGTTTTGCGCCCACATTTGCAGCGTTTGTTGTGCTGCGCGTGATTCAGGGGCTCGGGCTCGGCGGCGAATTGCCGGTGGCCGCGACGTACATCAACGAGATCAGCCGTGCGCATGGACGTGGCCGTTTCGTGCTGCTGTATGAAATCGTTTTCCCGGTTGGACTGCTCGCCTCGAATGCGCTGGGTGCGTGGATCGTGCCGCGTTTCGGCTGGCAAGTCATGTACTTTATCGGCGGCATGCCGTTGATTCTGTTCTTCGTGCTGCGCAAGCTCGTGCCGGAATCGCCGCGCTGGCTCGCCGAACGTGAGCGGATGGCCGATGCGGACGTTGCAGTGCATGTGTTCGAACGCGCGGTTAAAGGTCCGCTTCCGCCGGTGACACAATCGGCTGAATTCGAGGCGATGGCCAATCGTCATCCGAAGCGCCGCATGGCCGACCTGTTCGGTCCCGCGTATCTGAAGCGCACGCTGGCCGTGGCCATGTTGTGGATCACGTGCGGCTTCATTCAATACGGTCTTTCGACGTGGCTGCCGACGATTTACCGCACGATTTACCACGCGCCGCTGCAACTCGCGTTGAATCTGGCGGTGGCCGCTTCGGTGCTCGGCGTGGTGGGTTCGCTCACTTGCGCGTTGCTGGTCGACAAGGTGGGGCGTAAGCCGATCATCAATTTTTCGTTTGTTGCGTGTGCGATTTCATTGCTGCTGGCGGGTGTGTTCCACGATTCGTCGGTGTATGTCGTGGCGACGTGCTGCGCGTTCTCGCTGGGCTTCCTGGCGTGCGGGTTCATCACGGCTTACGTGTACACGCCGGAGCTTTATCCGACGAGTATCCGCGCAATGGGTTGCGGCGTCGGCGGCGCGTGGCTGAAGGTGGCGGCGATCTTCGCGCCGGCTATCGTGTCGAAGACGATGATCGGCGGCAATTTGCAGGTTGCGTTTTATATCCTCGCGGTCGTCCCGTTTCTTGCGGCGGTGGCGGTGCACTTTCTTGGTATTGAAACCAAAGGCAAGGTGCTGGAGCAACTGGAGGCTTGA
- a CDS encoding molecular chaperone HscC, giving the protein MPSIIGIDLGTTHSLAAIWRDNHAVLIPNALGETLTPSCVSIDGDGSILVGRPAHDRLHTHPERTAANFKRYMGTSRTVSLGTQMLRPEELSSLVLKSLKADAEAFLGATVSDAVIAVPAYFSDAQRKATRIAGELAGLNVLRLVNEPTAASLAYGVHQRDSERKFLIFDLGGGTFDVSVLDFFEGVMEVRASTGDNFLGGEDFTEALVELFCQRNGLKVQSLTPVAAQRLHQQAERAKRQLTQNGVDSVTLELMIGDHAHALELDAATAERTCEHLLQRLRKPVERALRDSKIAVAALDEIILVGGASRMPMVRKLVSKMFGRLPAGHLNPDEVVALGAAVQAGLVGRDAGLDEMVLTDVAPYSLGIDTAMQVGPAQFVPGHFLPIIERNTIVPVSRMQRIFTVRDRQQMLSIKVFQGEARLTTDNVALGEFTLEVPLKAAGEAGADVRFTYDINGVLEVEATAFPGGVKRAMVIEENPGVMTPEEIRQRLAALSALKIHPRDQLENRTLLTRADRVYEETLGDHRQYLAAHIARFQALIERQNTDEIAQARGELSALLDRFDVHVTY; this is encoded by the coding sequence ATGCCTTCGATCATCGGCATCGATCTTGGAACCACGCATAGTCTCGCGGCAATCTGGCGCGACAACCATGCCGTGCTCATCCCGAACGCGTTAGGCGAAACACTCACGCCCTCGTGCGTCTCTATCGACGGCGATGGCTCGATCCTCGTCGGCCGCCCCGCTCATGACCGTTTGCATACGCATCCCGAGCGCACCGCCGCCAACTTCAAACGCTATATGGGCACGAGCCGCACCGTGTCGCTCGGCACGCAAATGCTGCGTCCCGAAGAGTTGTCCTCGCTGGTGCTCAAGTCGTTGAAGGCCGATGCCGAAGCCTTTCTCGGCGCAACGGTCAGCGACGCCGTGATCGCCGTACCGGCCTATTTCAGCGACGCGCAACGCAAAGCCACGCGCATCGCCGGCGAACTCGCCGGCCTGAATGTACTGCGTCTCGTCAACGAACCGACCGCGGCCTCGCTCGCGTACGGCGTGCATCAACGCGATAGCGAGCGCAAGTTTCTGATCTTCGATCTGGGCGGCGGCACCTTCGACGTCTCCGTGCTCGACTTCTTCGAAGGCGTGATGGAAGTGCGCGCGAGCACCGGCGACAATTTTCTGGGCGGCGAAGACTTCACCGAAGCATTGGTCGAATTGTTCTGCCAGCGCAACGGTCTCAAGGTCCAATCGCTCACGCCGGTTGCCGCGCAACGGCTGCATCAGCAGGCCGAACGCGCGAAACGTCAGCTCACGCAGAACGGCGTCGACAGCGTCACGCTCGAACTCATGATCGGCGACCACGCGCACGCGCTCGAACTCGACGCGGCCACCGCGGAGCGCACCTGCGAGCATCTGCTGCAACGGCTGCGCAAACCGGTGGAACGCGCATTGCGCGATTCGAAGATCGCCGTCGCCGCGCTCGACGAGATCATCCTCGTCGGCGGTGCCTCGCGTATGCCGATGGTCCGCAAGCTGGTCTCGAAGATGTTCGGCCGCCTGCCCGCCGGACATCTGAACCCCGACGAAGTGGTCGCGCTCGGCGCTGCGGTACAGGCCGGACTCGTTGGACGCGATGCCGGGCTCGACGAAATGGTGTTGACCGATGTCGCGCCCTATAGCCTCGGCATCGACACGGCCATGCAGGTCGGCCCGGCTCAGTTCGTGCCCGGTCACTTTCTGCCGATCATTGAGCGCAACACGATCGTGCCGGTGAGCCGCATGCAGCGCATTTTCACGGTGCGCGACCGTCAGCAGATGCTCAGCATCAAGGTGTTTCAGGGCGAAGCGCGTTTGACCACGGACAACGTCGCGCTCGGTGAATTCACGCTGGAAGTACCGCTCAAAGCGGCGGGCGAAGCTGGCGCGGATGTGCGTTTCACCTACGACATCAACGGCGTTCTGGAAGTCGAAGCCACTGCATTCCCGGGCGGCGTGAAGCGCGCGATGGTGATCGAAGAAAACCCCGGCGTAATGACGCCGGAAGAAATCCGCCAGCGTCTCGCGGCGTTGAGTGCGCTGAAGATTCACCCACGCGATCAACTCGAGAACCGGACGCTGTTGACGCGCGCCGACCGTGTCTATGAAGAAACACTCGGCGATCATCGGCAATATCTGGCCGCGCATATCGCTCGCTTCCAGGCATTGATCGAGCGCCAGAATACCGATGAAATCGCGCAGGCGCGCGGCGAACTGAGCGCGCTGCTGGATCGCTTCGACGTGCATGTGACTTACTGA
- a CDS encoding NAD(P)/FAD-dependent oxidoreductase has product MRVTIVGAGIAGLSTAWSLSKQGHDITLIEQGSIPNPLAASGDRHRMIRRAYGDADGYARNIEEAFDSWDLLWNDLGVSHYANCGVLGISQFAGDGAEQFRTGLDRMGFEYERLEPLDAAARYPFLDPATFRYAYLDHDGGALFSERIARDMKAWLKMRGADIRMHTKVHAVDPKTASVHIENDEIVRADRLVVTAGAWTPQLFPALAENLMTYRNTVAYLEPPVDLEDAWSTAPAIVDIGGASDGYVLPPLDGIGLKFGAGINKARTPDPEANRVASPDEGDRLRRLFSPPFSRIDEYTVSEVKTCAYTFTADNRFFSKRLGNTLVVSACSGHGYKFGAAVGGRIAEALETDDDATLARWLRAETV; this is encoded by the coding sequence ATGCGGGTAACAATCGTAGGCGCGGGCATCGCCGGTTTAAGCACGGCGTGGTCGCTCTCGAAACAGGGACATGACATCACACTGATCGAGCAGGGCTCGATTCCAAATCCACTCGCCGCATCGGGCGACCGGCATCGCATGATTCGTCGCGCATACGGCGATGCGGATGGTTATGCGCGAAACATCGAAGAGGCGTTCGATAGCTGGGACCTGCTATGGAACGATCTCGGCGTGTCCCACTATGCAAATTGCGGCGTGCTCGGCATTTCGCAATTCGCAGGCGATGGCGCCGAACAGTTCCGCACCGGCCTCGACCGGATGGGATTCGAGTATGAACGGCTCGAACCGCTCGACGCAGCGGCACGCTATCCGTTTCTCGACCCAGCCACGTTTCGTTACGCTTACCTCGATCACGACGGCGGCGCACTTTTCAGCGAACGCATTGCACGCGACATGAAGGCGTGGCTCAAGATGCGCGGCGCCGACATTCGCATGCACACCAAGGTGCACGCGGTCGATCCGAAGACCGCTTCCGTGCACATCGAAAACGACGAGATCGTGCGTGCCGACCGGCTGGTGGTCACCGCGGGCGCATGGACGCCGCAACTGTTTCCCGCGCTTGCCGAAAACCTGATGACCTATCGCAACACCGTCGCCTATCTGGAGCCGCCAGTGGATCTGGAAGACGCGTGGTCGACGGCGCCCGCGATCGTCGATATCGGCGGCGCGAGCGACGGCTATGTGCTGCCGCCGCTCGACGGCATTGGTCTGAAGTTTGGCGCCGGCATCAATAAAGCACGCACGCCCGACCCCGAGGCGAATCGCGTGGCGTCGCCCGACGAAGGCGACCGCTTGCGGCGGCTGTTTTCGCCGCCTTTCAGCCGGATCGACGAATATACGGTATCCGAAGTAAAAACGTGCGCGTACACATTTACAGCGGATAACCGCTTCTTTTCGAAGCGGCTCGGCAATACGTTGGTGGTATCGGCTTGCTCCGGACACGGCTACAAATTTGGCGCAGCGGTGGGAGGGCGAATCGCGGAGGCGCTGGAGACGGACGACGACGCCACGCTCGCCCGATGGCTCAGAGCCGAGACGGTCTGA
- a CDS encoding DUF3562 domain-containing protein has translation MSQPEPNVDELVKSIAEETDTPAETVSKMYADTLASYRHDARVFDYVPLFAAKKVRNQLRDNLNRKH, from the coding sequence ATGTCGCAACCCGAGCCTAACGTAGACGAATTAGTGAAAAGCATCGCCGAAGAAACCGACACGCCGGCGGAAACGGTCTCGAAGATGTACGCAGACACCTTGGCCAGCTATCGGCACGACGCGCGTGTATTCGACTACGTGCCGCTCTTTGCCGCGAAAAAAGTACGCAACCAGCTTCGCGACAATTTGAATCGCAAACACTGA
- a CDS encoding GNAT family N-acetyltransferase, translated as MSDSIQIRAVVPGDFDAWLPLWDAYNAFYGRSGETALPREITQITWERFFDGYEPMHAMVAERNGELLGLVHFLYHRHTTMKGPICYLQDLYTLDSERGKGVGRALIEAVYARAKADGSQRVYWQTHETNQTAMKLYDKVADRSGFVVYRKAL; from the coding sequence ATGTCCGATTCGATTCAGATCCGCGCCGTCGTCCCCGGCGACTTCGATGCCTGGCTGCCGCTGTGGGACGCCTACAACGCGTTCTATGGCCGCTCGGGCGAAACCGCGTTGCCGCGCGAGATCACGCAAATCACGTGGGAACGTTTCTTCGATGGCTACGAGCCGATGCATGCCATGGTCGCCGAACGCAACGGCGAGTTGCTCGGCCTCGTACACTTCCTGTATCACCGTCACACGACGATGAAAGGACCGATCTGCTATCTGCAAGACCTGTACACACTCGACAGCGAGCGCGGCAAAGGCGTCGGCCGCGCGTTGATCGAAGCGGTGTATGCGCGCGCCAAAGCCGATGGTTCGCAACGCGTTTACTGGCAAACGCACGAAACGAATCAGACGGCGATGAAGCTGTACGACAAGGTCGCGGACCGCTCGGGCTTCGTGGTGTATCGCAAAGCGCTGTGA